A window of Candidatus Dojkabacteria bacterium contains these coding sequences:
- a CDS encoding Ig-like domain-containing protein, translating into MKAPRLSKRKRLKASVIASAFVVLAIPLAVYALVQGDSFDSRSDATEAAQVNLCAMNFIYVNPESIQEGSVTQIGLTGNVQEEGEYITDLSITDESGAEIYQRGYDDQPTQIAEAFTYTARIRGEARLLGVMQTNVRAYPCVLADSRGNVLSVVTENSAPVFNTDPYTSATPSSVIGLEDTYRYQLRATDPDGDNIRYAYSFTPGADWLRMNVVEDGSDGSLVLDFTGTPEDYASFLANVFIHDGYNTHLRSQSWVISVEPTENDIPVVTITEPANRIEITAGDMLTIAWSATDRNQITQYRLYIATNPGNSNTWIAIDENLSYQVGRYLLDTSNLVPGIYKVIVQAVDNQDPAAIGTGVSQEIAVNSILPPVTDPDDPDKDPDDGPVIIEPQVTNIQPANKSTVTNERVTISATLIAADNTEVDLDSIVFKVDEEELTDKLDVAEITASEVKIIYRPTEDLEIGEHQIYVEFETSDGKKGSREWTFELESGDGDDDYFNILGFQISKRTAYIIGAGLVVLLLALMIPWLLYLAWRDDEDEYEYDIYPTAPPPPDEVTYTKGTVEVETEDGSTTYTPVVYKPEEGMNTPVKKSDEVPVVKSSLVVGAAEEKAGVNTKLEHVVIPERTIVEKSTRESSTATPTSLSTVASTAPAPTSVSSAVSATPTSAGAQPSGGTQVFQTAGAKPASQSTTPSPTTPTPYGPTKSSTTPTPYGPTQSSTTPTPYNPAPSDTKATTASTAASSAPNVSKDALFAMSGPAATAQPTQATQKTESKDSAITPTPKKSRPGVEYPPSAAFSSSAKPEVDDSMDSSELQKLAEELKKESDDRTSLYSDKQKAAAPTVPMTPAAPTTSMPAPKPVTAASTTPVASPKTVAPATPASSAPVIPKPAPTSVSSTTTNTPTNAPVATPAPAPVSVSSAARPNTPAPVPTNTQPTSTVNNASFGASTPPVAAASPATPPTASTTTPVTTTTPTQPAPPSVTPTASTSQPSNPAQPQPPRF; encoded by the coding sequence ATGAAAGCTCCGAGACTTTCCAAGAGAAAAAGGTTAAAAGCATCAGTAATTGCATCTGCATTTGTCGTTTTGGCGATACCTTTAGCCGTTTATGCGTTGGTCCAAGGAGATTCTTTCGACTCACGGAGCGATGCTACTGAAGCAGCGCAGGTCAACCTGTGCGCTATGAATTTCATATATGTAAACCCAGAGAGTATCCAAGAAGGATCTGTTACCCAGATTGGGCTTACTGGAAATGTACAAGAAGAGGGTGAGTATATCACTGACCTCTCGATAACCGATGAGAGCGGAGCTGAGATCTATCAGCGAGGATACGATGATCAGCCGACACAGATTGCCGAGGCCTTTACCTACACTGCAAGAATACGAGGTGAAGCAAGGCTCCTCGGTGTAATGCAGACGAATGTCCGGGCTTACCCTTGCGTACTAGCGGATTCTCGAGGGAATGTGTTAAGCGTCGTCACCGAAAACAGCGCTCCAGTATTCAATACTGATCCTTACACCAGCGCCACGCCATCAAGCGTGATCGGGCTAGAAGATACATATCGATATCAGCTTCGAGCAACAGACCCGGATGGAGACAATATCCGTTACGCTTACTCATTTACACCTGGAGCAGATTGGCTCCGGATGAATGTGGTAGAGGATGGATCTGATGGATCACTTGTTCTTGATTTCACTGGTACGCCTGAAGATTACGCCAGCTTCCTAGCCAATGTTTTTATCCATGATGGCTATAATACCCATCTACGTTCGCAATCGTGGGTAATAAGTGTCGAGCCCACAGAAAATGATATACCTGTGGTGACAATTACTGAGCCCGCCAACCGCATCGAGATTACAGCGGGCGATATGCTCACAATTGCTTGGAGCGCGACTGATAGAAACCAGATCACTCAATATCGCCTCTATATTGCTACCAACCCAGGCAATTCTAATACCTGGATAGCCATCGACGAGAACCTCTCATATCAAGTCGGTCGATATCTCCTAGACACATCAAATCTAGTACCTGGAATCTACAAAGTAATCGTGCAGGCTGTAGATAATCAAGACCCAGCCGCAATCGGCACAGGTGTATCTCAAGAGATTGCCGTAAATTCGATTCTACCTCCAGTGACCGATCCGGATGATCCAGATAAGGATCCTGATGATGGTCCAGTTATAATTGAGCCGCAGGTCACAAATATCCAGCCCGCCAATAAGAGCACTGTCACCAATGAGCGAGTCACGATCAGCGCAACCTTAATCGCTGCTGACAACACAGAAGTTGACCTCGATAGCATCGTCTTCAAAGTTGATGAGGAGGAGCTGACAGATAAGCTCGATGTAGCAGAGATCACCGCTTCAGAGGTGAAGATAATCTACCGACCAACAGAAGATCTAGAGATCGGCGAGCACCAGATATATGTAGAATTTGAGACATCGGATGGAAAGAAAGGATCAAGAGAATGGACATTTGAGCTTGAATCTGGTGATGGCGACGATGATTATTTCAATATCCTCGGATTCCAGATTAGCAAGCGCACAGCCTACATAATAGGTGCTGGGCTGGTCGTCCTACTTCTTGCCCTTATGATCCCATGGCTGTTATATCTAGCATGGAGAGATGACGAGGATGAGTATGAATATGATATCTACCCGACGGCACCACCTCCACCGGATGAGGTCACGTATACCAAGGGTACAGTGGAAGTTGAGACCGAAGATGGCTCTACTACCTATACACCTGTGGTGTATAAACCTGAAGAGGGCATGAACACACCGGTCAAGAAGAGCGATGAGGTACCGGTCGTGAAGAGCAGTCTCGTAGTTGGCGCAGCCGAAGAAAAAGCAGGCGTGAATACGAAGCTTGAGCATGTCGTCATACCTGAGAGGACTATCGTGGAGAAATCAACCCGAGAGAGCAGCACGGCCACCCCGACATCACTCTCTACTGTGGCTTCTACAGCCCCTGCTCCAACTTCAGTGTCATCGGCTGTTTCTGCAACTCCGACTTCGGCTGGAGCTCAGCCAAGCGGCGGGACACAGGTATTCCAAACAGCTGGTGCAAAACCAGCAAGTCAAAGCACGACTCCATCACCTACTACACCTACTCCATACGGCCCGACCAAATCATCTACTACGCCTACTCCATACGGCCCGACCCAATCATCTACTACGCCTACACCATACAACCCGGCTCCGTCAGATACCAAGGCCACCACTGCTTCAACTGCTGCTTCCAGCGCACCAAATGTGAGCAAGGACGCCCTTTTCGCGATGAGCGGGCCAGCAGCTACCGCCCAGCCCACTCAAGCAACTCAAAAAACAGAAAGCAAAGATAGTGCGATTACTCCAACCCCGAAGAAATCTAGGCCAGGGGTAGAATATCCACCAAGCGCCGCATTCAGTAGTAGTGCAAAGCCAGAGGTAGACGACTCGATGGACTCAAGCGAGCTGCAAAAGCTGGCCGAAGAATTAAAGAAGGAATCAGACGACAGGACCTCGCTTTATAGCGACAAGCAAAAAGCCGCTGCTCCTACTGTTCCTATGACTCCTGCTGCTCCTACTACTTCTATGCCAGCGCCGAAGCCAGTGACTGCCGCCTCCACAACACCAGTCGCATCACCTAAAACAGTAGCGCCAGCGACACCAGCCTCATCTGCTCCGGTAATACCTAAGCCAGCTCCGACATCAGTATCTAGCACCACTACCAACACTCCAACCAATGCTCCGGTAGCCACGCCTGCACCAGCTCCGGTATCAGTCAGCAGCGCTGCCAGGCCTAATACCCCAGCTCCTGTGCCTACAAACACACAGCCGACATCTACCGTAAACAACGCTTCTTTTGGAGCTTCTACACCACCTGTCGCTGCAGCTTCGCCGGCAACACCTCCAACAGCTTCCACAACCACACCTGTCACAACTACTACACCTACTCAGCCAGCTCCACCATCAGTCACGCCAACAGCCTCTACCTCACAGCCTTCAAATCCAGCCCAGCCTCAACCGCCTCGCTTCTAG
- a CDS encoding sugar ABC transporter substrate-binding protein has translation MNKQKWIIIGAVALTVIVGILLIVSFINSGGDNNSNNDNNDDDNNNNNSAVVLEYWGLWESEEVMQPLIDEYQDENPNVTIKYTQKSFTQYEENVYTRIEQGSIEGTPAPDIFRMNNTWLPKFQKYLSPVPEAVYSSAEYSDTFYPTAKADLTGTNQNLYAIPLEIDGLALFYNKEILASAGVDAPPTDWDSLIELSKELTVRDGSGQITQAGISMGSADNVVHSADILSLLMLQNGAEINQNFNTEVDLDSDRAVSAMNFYVDFLAEHQTWSADLPNDLEMFYSGKLAMMFGPSWRAFDILNANPRLEFGIATTPIIVDEELYYSMYWAEAVSAKSDNQAEAWKFIGWLSEQAQLKKFYSNSSEVRAFGEPYSRESMGSELADQPYVAAIIEMAPNMTAWKMGEQTYIEQRLRDAITDVAENNVQAEQALFEAEEDINERLADLFATEEES, from the coding sequence ATGAATAAGCAGAAATGGATAATTATTGGTGCAGTCGCCCTCACTGTCATTGTAGGGATATTGCTGATTGTCTCATTCATTAATAGTGGTGGTGACAACAACAGCAACAATGACAATAATGATGATGACAATAACAATAACAACTCTGCAGTTGTCCTCGAGTATTGGGGCTTATGGGAGTCGGAAGAGGTGATGCAGCCCCTGATCGACGAGTACCAAGATGAAAATCCGAATGTCACCATAAAGTACACTCAGAAATCGTTCACCCAATATGAAGAGAACGTGTACACCAGGATCGAGCAGGGCTCTATTGAAGGCACACCTGCGCCTGACATATTCAGGATGAACAACACATGGCTGCCGAAATTCCAAAAATACCTCTCACCAGTGCCTGAGGCAGTGTACTCATCAGCAGAATACTCTGACACCTTCTACCCCACTGCCAAGGCTGATCTCACCGGTACCAACCAGAACCTGTATGCAATCCCTCTCGAGATAGATGGACTAGCACTTTTCTATAACAAGGAGATCTTAGCATCAGCAGGAGTTGATGCACCTCCAACAGATTGGGATTCTTTGATCGAGCTATCTAAGGAGTTAACGGTACGCGATGGATCTGGGCAGATTACTCAGGCGGGCATATCGATGGGTAGCGCAGATAATGTAGTGCATTCAGCCGATATTCTCTCACTGCTCATGCTACAGAATGGCGCCGAGATAAACCAGAACTTCAATACAGAGGTAGACCTCGACTCAGATCGAGCTGTCAGTGCGATGAACTTCTATGTCGACTTCTTGGCCGAGCACCAGACATGGTCTGCAGATTTGCCAAATGATCTAGAGATGTTCTACTCTGGCAAGCTGGCGATGATGTTCGGGCCAAGCTGGAGGGCTTTCGACATTTTGAACGCCAATCCACGGCTAGAATTTGGCATAGCCACGACACCAATAATTGTTGACGAAGAGCTCTATTACTCAATGTATTGGGCAGAGGCCGTATCAGCCAAGAGCGACAACCAGGCAGAGGCGTGGAAATTTATTGGCTGGCTGAGCGAGCAGGCACAGCTAAAGAAATTTTACTCCAACTCTTCCGAGGTAAGAGCATTTGGTGAGCCGTACTCTAGAGAATCAATGGGCTCCGAGCTAGCAGACCAGCCATATGTAGCGGCAATAATCGAGATGGCACCAAATATGACCGCGTGGAAGATGGGTGAGCAGACATATATTGAGCAGAGGTTGCGAGATGCGATTACAGATGTAGCAGAGAATAACGTACAGGCCGAGCAGGCACTCTTCGAGGCGGAAGAGGATATAAATGAACGTCTAGCAGACCTTTTTGCCACAGAAGAAGAATCTTAA
- a CDS encoding sortase gives MTDQWNVKKEKRVQQGIAKVLRVGISIFLAVGGIFILMTQLIPLTESFVKGKLLQAQNKELISPVPGAYKREIEGEFAYWDPSVSYFENLIQEAQVLGASAQSTIDPETNRFREIVIDESYAKPMAITIASLQINSINVAPNVESYDENIYNRVLKNGVAHFKGTSLPGDGGNAFIYGHSAVESYFSAHEENPETIFTRLEDIELGDSVDISKDGKTYTYVVRKKKIVDPNDFSILEVQGRKETVTLMTCHPAGIGTNRLIVTAERIENE, from the coding sequence ATGACCGACCAGTGGAATGTAAAAAAGGAGAAACGTGTCCAGCAAGGCATCGCTAAGGTGCTTCGTGTAGGCATCTCTATATTCTTAGCGGTGGGAGGCATCTTTATATTAATGACACAGCTCATCCCCCTAACCGAGTCGTTTGTCAAAGGGAAGCTGCTTCAAGCCCAGAACAAAGAGCTAATTAGTCCGGTGCCAGGAGCATATAAGCGAGAGATTGAGGGTGAGTTCGCGTATTGGGATCCATCAGTGAGCTATTTTGAAAATCTGATCCAGGAGGCTCAGGTGCTTGGGGCATCTGCTCAAAGCACTATTGATCCAGAAACAAACCGCTTTCGTGAGATTGTAATTGATGAAAGCTACGCAAAACCGATGGCCATTACCATCGCATCGCTTCAGATAAACTCGATCAATGTTGCACCAAATGTAGAAAGCTATGACGAGAATATATATAATCGAGTGTTGAAAAATGGTGTAGCTCATTTCAAAGGGACTTCTCTACCGGGCGATGGCGGAAATGCCTTCATCTACGGGCATAGCGCTGTAGAATCATACTTTAGCGCTCACGAGGAGAACCCAGAGACGATATTTACACGACTTGAAGACATTGAGCTTGGTGACTCAGTGGACATCAGTAAAGATGGCAAGACTTACACATATGTAGTGAGAAAAAAGAAGATAGTTGATCCGAATGATTTCTCAATACTAGAAGTGCAAGGACGAAAAGAAACTGTAACATTGATGACTTGCCACCCAGCTGGCATCGGAACGAACAGATTAATTGTGACCGCTGAACGAATAGAAAATGAATAA